One window from the genome of Acinetobacter sp. LoGeW2-3 encodes:
- a CDS encoding DUF1311 domain-containing protein, whose translation MRFAWLLTAVLVGTALNTQAAQDYSKEYSQCMKFTYGDRAKTEKCVAKELKGQTKILKKSYKNYLKLNANNAAVVKNQHVLFESRLNKQCGRIRAGNYTKIQQGQCALAMVIEQSNYYQSRSFVAKR comes from the coding sequence ATGCGTTTTGCATGGTTATTAACTGCCGTTCTGGTAGGTACAGCTTTAAATACACAGGCAGCTCAGGATTATTCCAAGGAATATTCACAATGTATGAAGTTCACTTATGGTGATCGTGCCAAGACTGAAAAGTGTGTCGCCAAGGAATTAAAAGGTCAGACTAAAATCCTGAAAAAAAGCTATAAAAATTATCTTAAATTAAACGCAAATAATGCTGCTGTGGTGAAAAATCAGCATGTGTTGTTTGAATCCAGATTGAATAAACAATGTGGTCGGATCCGCGCTGGAAACTATACCAAAATCCAGCAAGGTCAATGTGCACTAGCGATGGTGATTGAGCAGAGCAATTATTACCAATCTCGCTCATTTGTCGCTAAACGCTAA
- the istB gene encoding IS21-like element ISAba8 family helper ATPase IstB produces the protein MNLQYERIEQLCQKLNLPAIASQWSHHAQQTLGQDGSYADFVEAMLMHEYAARQQRSQQVLMKLSGLPQVKTLEGYDFNYALGAPKSQVVELFNLSFIPRAENVVFLGASGVGKTHLSMALGYKAIMNNIKTKFITAADLMLQLSTAYQQGKLKSYMQRVILAPKLLIIDEIGYLPFGREEANLFFNVIAKRYEKGSTILTSNLPFSQWAKSFADDVTLTAAMLDRLLHHCNVVQISGESYRLKDKKRIGIQPQVET, from the coding sequence ATGAATCTGCAATACGAACGTATAGAGCAGCTTTGCCAAAAGCTCAATCTACCCGCCATCGCATCACAATGGTCACATCATGCACAACAAACATTAGGTCAGGATGGAAGTTATGCTGACTTTGTTGAAGCCATGCTGATGCATGAATATGCTGCTAGGCAACAGCGTAGTCAGCAGGTATTAATGAAACTTTCAGGGCTGCCTCAAGTGAAAACGCTGGAAGGCTACGATTTTAATTATGCACTGGGTGCTCCCAAATCACAGGTGGTTGAGTTGTTCAACCTGAGCTTTATCCCGAGAGCAGAAAATGTGGTGTTTCTTGGTGCTAGTGGTGTTGGAAAAACGCATTTATCCATGGCATTGGGCTATAAGGCCATCATGAACAATATCAAAACCAAGTTTATTACCGCTGCTGATCTCATGCTGCAACTTAGTACAGCCTATCAGCAAGGTAAATTGAAAAGCTATATGCAGCGCGTGATACTCGCCCCGAAATTACTGATTATCGATGAAATTGGTTATTTGCCCTTTGGGCGTGAAGAAGCGAATCTGTTCTTTAACGTGATTGCCAAGCGTTATGAAAAAGGCAGTACGATATTGACGAGTAACTTACCATTTAGCCAGTGGGCAAAATCCTTTGCAGATGATGTGACATTGACTGCTGCAATGTTAGATCGGTTACTGCATCATTGTAATGTCGTACAAATATCAGGTGAGAGTTATCGTTTGAAGGATAAAAAAAGAATTGGGATTCAGCCTCAGGTTGAAACTTAA
- the istA gene encoding IS21 family transposase, whose amino-acid sequence MLTLEQAVTIQILHQQGLSIKGISRELGVSRNTVRKYLRHKETPQYRRTQPRTSILDPYKPYLLQRVNAAHPEWIPAVVLYQEILRFGYPGKIRILRQYLATLKPVAKPEPVIRFETQPGQQMQVDFTTIRRNNTTLKAFVATLGYSRATFVKFYDHERTEAWIDGLENAFQFFGGVPQEILFDNAKTIMIERDAYQEGQHKWNPKLLDCAKNYGFRPRVCKPYRAQTKGKVERFNSYLKSSFIVPLKATLKTAGLTLDVVTANAHIGRWLHETANQRIHATTQAKPVIRLQQEQERFAPLPQSNTVSGTVPIAAAQHVMPYESLQHPLSVYDQLLGAS is encoded by the coding sequence ATGTTAACTTTGGAGCAAGCAGTGACAATCCAAATTCTTCATCAACAAGGTCTATCCATTAAAGGGATCAGTCGTGAACTTGGGGTGTCCCGAAATACTGTGCGTAAATATTTACGGCACAAGGAAACACCTCAGTATCGGCGTACACAACCTAGAACTAGTATTCTTGATCCATATAAACCCTATTTACTCCAACGTGTAAATGCAGCACATCCTGAATGGATTCCTGCCGTTGTGCTCTACCAGGAAATTTTAAGGTTTGGATATCCAGGAAAGATCAGGATATTGAGGCAATATCTTGCAACATTAAAACCAGTCGCCAAACCGGAACCCGTTATTCGTTTTGAAACTCAACCTGGCCAACAAATGCAGGTTGACTTCACCACGATTCGACGCAACAACACGACTTTAAAAGCATTTGTAGCCACATTGGGTTACTCCAGAGCAACCTTTGTCAAATTTTATGATCACGAACGCACTGAAGCATGGATTGATGGATTGGAAAATGCATTCCAATTCTTTGGCGGAGTGCCTCAGGAAATCCTGTTTGATAATGCCAAAACTATTATGATTGAGCGGGATGCTTATCAAGAGGGGCAGCATAAATGGAACCCCAAACTGCTCGACTGTGCCAAGAATTATGGCTTTCGCCCCCGCGTATGTAAGCCCTACCGTGCACAAACCAAAGGTAAAGTTGAACGTTTTAACAGCTATCTAAAATCCAGTTTTATTGTGCCATTGAAGGCAACTTTAAAGACTGCAGGATTGACTTTAGATGTGGTGACCGCCAACGCACATATTGGTCGATGGCTACATGAAACAGCCAATCAGCGAATCCATGCCACCACACAAGCAAAACCGGTTATTCGTCTGCAGCAGGAGCAGGAAAGATTTGCGCCATTACCGCAATCAAATACGGTTTCCGGCACTGTGCCTATTGCAGCGGCACAGCATGTAATGCCCTACGAAAGTCTGCAGCATCCATTATCAGTCTATGACCAATTGCTGGGAGCTTCATGA
- a CDS encoding GTP-binding protein yields MILHQFKLVFAGSMGAGKTTAIRTISNIDVLSTEAINTDLEAHQKSLTTVGIDYGELVLEDGIKVGLYGTPGQQRFDFIWNVITQGAIGVILLIDDSIDEPLQELEFYLDYFKDKVKNVVIGITHIDKKAKNNAALYHDWAENQDCIHPMFFIDAREKNDVLMLVDALIAKAEVQLTA; encoded by the coding sequence TTGATCCTGCACCAATTTAAATTGGTATTTGCTGGTAGCATGGGTGCTGGCAAAACCACAGCTATTCGTACCATCTCTAATATTGATGTATTAAGTACCGAAGCAATTAATACCGATCTTGAGGCCCACCAAAAGTCACTAACTACAGTGGGAATCGATTACGGTGAACTCGTGCTAGAGGATGGCATCAAAGTGGGCTTATACGGCACGCCAGGCCAACAACGCTTTGACTTTATCTGGAACGTGATCACACAAGGAGCAATTGGAGTAATCCTCCTCATTGATGACAGTATTGATGAGCCATTACAAGAGTTAGAATTTTACCTAGATTATTTTAAGGATAAAGTTAAAAACGTTGTCATTGGCATTACCCATATTGATAAAAAAGCTAAAAATAATGCTGCGCTCTATCATGACTGGGCTGAAAATCAGGACTGCATTCATCCAATGTTCTTTATTGATGCCCGTGAAAAAAATGATGTGTTAATGCTAGTTGATGCTCTAATCGCAAAAGCTGAAGTCCAACTCACTGCCTAA
- a CDS encoding acyl-CoA dehydrogenase family protein translates to MNLQNPKKFKLLIDQAHEVALNVLRPISRKYDKAEHAYPKELDMLASVVDGMNAGSEGMNAGAAVNKRGDTDTSNKNGVNMSTALSIIEMCYGDTGLLLSMPRQGLGNSAIAAVANDEQLTRFEGTWAAMAITEPGCGSDSAAIRTTATKDGNDYILNGEKIFVTSGERADSVVVWATLDKSLGRAAIKSFVVFKGTPGMKVERLEHKLGIKASDTAAISFVDCRVPASNLLGNAEIDVAKGFAGVMETFDNTRPLVAAMAIGCSKASLEHIKEIFKDHLDQDYGTPYLQTSNIAAQIYRMEAEWEAARLLMLKAAWMADNRKPNSREASIAKAKAGRMANEITLKCVELASSVGYNETELLEKWARDSKILDIFEGTQQIQQLIIARRELGKSSSELK, encoded by the coding sequence ATGAATCTGCAAAATCCAAAAAAATTTAAATTACTGATCGATCAGGCCCATGAAGTAGCTTTAAATGTCCTACGCCCTATTTCCCGTAAATATGATAAGGCTGAACATGCCTATCCGAAAGAGCTGGATATGCTGGCTTCTGTCGTAGATGGCATGAATGCAGGTAGTGAAGGTATGAATGCCGGTGCTGCAGTAAATAAGCGTGGTGATACCGATACCTCGAATAAAAATGGCGTCAACATGTCGACTGCACTGAGTATTATCGAGATGTGTTATGGTGATACAGGTCTGCTCCTGTCCATGCCACGTCAAGGTCTGGGTAACTCAGCGATTGCAGCAGTGGCAAATGATGAACAGTTAACTCGTTTTGAAGGCACTTGGGCGGCCATGGCAATTACTGAACCGGGTTGTGGTTCAGACTCCGCTGCGATCCGTACCACTGCCACCAAAGATGGTAATGATTATATCCTGAATGGCGAAAAAATCTTTGTCACCTCAGGTGAACGTGCAGACTCTGTGGTGGTATGGGCAACTTTAGATAAAAGTCTGGGCCGTGCAGCAATTAAATCCTTTGTCGTATTTAAAGGTACACCAGGCATGAAAGTCGAGCGCCTGGAACACAAACTTGGCATCAAAGCTTCTGATACTGCTGCAATCAGTTTTGTCGACTGTCGTGTGCCTGCGTCTAATCTATTAGGTAATGCCGAGATTGATGTCGCTAAAGGTTTTGCTGGCGTAATGGAAACCTTTGATAATACGCGTCCACTGGTTGCGGCAATGGCGATTGGTTGCTCTAAAGCATCTCTAGAACATATCAAGGAAATCTTTAAAGATCATCTCGATCAAGACTACGGCACGCCTTATCTACAAACTTCCAATATTGCTGCGCAAATTTATCGTATGGAAGCAGAATGGGAAGCAGCACGTCTATTAATGCTAAAAGCTGCATGGATGGCAGATAACCGTAAGCCAAACTCACGTGAAGCTTCGATTGCTAAAGCCAAAGCCGGGCGTATGGCCAATGAAATTACACTGAAATGTGTCGAACTGGCTTCCTCTGTAGGTTATAACGAAACAGAATTACTGGAAAAATGGGCGCGTGATTCTAAGATTCTGGATATTTTTGAAGGTACACAGCAAATCCAGCAGCTGATTATTGCTCGTCGTGAACTAGGTAAATCATCCAGTGAGCTGAAGTGA
- the prmB gene encoding 50S ribosomal protein L3 N(5)-glutamine methyltransferase, which translates to MDRPTISPEHLQEAAENLTTIRDFIRFGVTALRQYDAHLGQGTEDYFAESSALVLQTLSLDWNADPEILDSKLLPSEKEEYLNLLGRRINERMPTSYLLNLAYFFGKPFYVDERVLIPRSPIVELIENRFAPYCLTENGEMGAAVNNLPENPNPKTPQRILDMCTGSGCIAIALAYAFPDSEVDATDLSKDALEVAQINCEHHNKQYQIALLESDLFAKIPAENQYDLIVSNPPYVDAEDMADLPDEFHHEPEMALAAGQDGLDLVRKMLAQAADYLTEDGLIVIEVGNSEWAMKQNFNTVDFYWLQFQRGGSGIFALTAAQCRQYRDLFIQSVNS; encoded by the coding sequence GTGGATCGACCGACTATTAGCCCTGAACATTTGCAGGAAGCTGCTGAAAATTTAACAACCATTCGTGATTTTATTCGCTTTGGTGTTACAGCATTACGTCAATACGATGCGCACTTGGGCCAAGGCACAGAAGATTATTTTGCTGAAAGTTCAGCACTGGTTTTACAAACACTTTCTCTGGACTGGAATGCTGATCCAGAAATTCTGGATTCAAAACTGCTTCCAAGCGAAAAAGAAGAGTATTTGAATCTGTTAGGTCGTCGTATCAATGAAAGAATGCCGACGTCTTATCTATTAAATCTGGCTTATTTCTTCGGCAAGCCATTCTATGTGGATGAGCGTGTGCTGATTCCACGTTCTCCAATCGTTGAACTGATTGAAAACCGCTTTGCTCCTTATTGCCTGACTGAAAATGGTGAAATGGGCGCAGCAGTAAATAACCTGCCAGAAAACCCGAATCCAAAAACTCCACAACGTATTTTAGATATGTGTACTGGTTCAGGTTGTATCGCGATTGCATTGGCATATGCTTTCCCTGATTCTGAAGTGGATGCAACTGATTTGTCTAAAGATGCTTTGGAAGTAGCGCAGATCAACTGTGAACATCACAACAAGCAATATCAAATTGCTTTGCTTGAATCTGACCTGTTCGCAAAAATCCCTGCTGAAAATCAGTATGACTTGATTGTGTCTAATCCGCCGTATGTAGATGCTGAAGACATGGCAGACCTTCCAGATGAATTCCACCATGAACCTGAAATGGCATTGGCTGCAGGTCAGGATGGTCTGGACTTAGTACGTAAAATGCTGGCTCAAGCAGCAGATTACCTGACTGAAGATGGTCTGATCGTGATTGAAGTCGGTAACTCTGAATGGGCAATGAAGCAAAACTTCAATACTGTTGATTTCTACTGGTTGCAATTCCAACGTGGTGGTTCAGGTATCTTTGCATTGACTGCAGCACAATGCCGTCAATACCGTGATTTATTCATTCAATCTGTTAATTCATAA
- a CDS encoding lytic transglycosylase domain-containing protein, producing MTFKMGLLGLSTVLLSACTSFGGNSLEKRSAKLSQGIQNAYAVPASTADRVSPLIIQHAEKNSLDPLIVAAIIRQESTYRSQVTSPAGAVGLMQVIPRYWQSTCGNNLYDEAANIQCGAYILSHYHQSAGDIKKALGYYNVGPTNYEKNRNMRKQGKKYAQQVMNHKDILKNSF from the coding sequence ATGACTTTTAAAATGGGATTACTGGGCTTGAGTACGGTTTTACTCAGCGCCTGTACCTCTTTTGGAGGCAATTCCCTTGAAAAACGCTCTGCAAAGTTATCTCAAGGTATACAAAATGCATATGCTGTTCCAGCATCTACTGCAGATCGTGTTTCACCGCTGATTATCCAGCATGCAGAAAAAAATAGTCTGGATCCGCTGATTGTTGCTGCGATTATCCGTCAAGAGTCGACCTATCGTAGCCAAGTGACTTCACCGGCTGGTGCTGTTGGACTCATGCAAGTGATTCCACGTTATTGGCAATCTACTTGTGGTAATAATCTTTATGATGAAGCTGCCAATATTCAATGTGGTGCTTACATCCTTTCTCACTATCATCAATCTGCTGGTGATATTAAAAAAGCGCTTGGTTACTATAATGTTGGTCCAACCAATTATGAGAAAAACCGCAATATGCGTAAACAGGGTAAAAAATATGCTCAACAGGTAATGAATCATAAAGATATTTTAAAAAACTCTTTTTAA
- a CDS encoding acyl-CoA dehydrogenase family protein: protein MVNKAQGVGLSILTKIAGSELLDQFKLRKFVEKSLYQSSKAGFKTLSQTQKLLKSGKKIKKQRLPSQNKSLFDLSLTEEQQMTVDAMEQFSTEVLYPLAHDADYTETFPEILWQHSTDLGLNFYALPESLGGVATEKNIVSNVLIAEHLAKGDFSLTAGLLSTFSVINALTQWGSEQVQSDYLPTFANDADIRATFATQENTPAFNPFTLKTQATPHADHYLIQGEKTLVLLAATADLYLVSAMLNGQPDIFVVQRDSSISIQKSPAMGLKANETATLHFDNTPAQRLGDEDFDYSAFIDLGNLMWCAMAVGTCEAVKKYCIQYANERTAFGEPISHRQGVAFMIADMAIETDAMRMLILNAASLAEAGKPFHREAYLARILCAEKSMKIGTDGVQILGGHGYTREHPVERWYRDLRATAVLQSGLHA from the coding sequence ATGGTGAATAAGGCCCAAGGAGTTGGCTTATCCATACTGACTAAGATTGCAGGCAGTGAGCTGCTGGATCAGTTTAAGCTACGCAAATTTGTTGAAAAATCTCTCTACCAAAGCTCAAAGGCAGGTTTCAAAACCTTGAGCCAGACGCAAAAGTTGCTGAAATCTGGAAAAAAAATCAAAAAACAGCGTTTGCCAAGCCAGAATAAATCTTTATTTGATCTCAGTCTGACCGAAGAACAACAGATGACTGTAGATGCGATGGAACAGTTCTCGACTGAAGTACTTTATCCTCTTGCACATGATGCAGATTACACCGAGACCTTTCCAGAAATTCTGTGGCAGCATAGTACCGATTTAGGTCTTAACTTCTATGCTTTACCTGAATCCCTAGGTGGTGTCGCGACTGAAAAGAATATTGTGAGCAATGTACTGATTGCAGAGCATTTGGCCAAAGGTGATTTCAGCCTGACTGCGGGCTTGCTTTCAACATTTAGTGTGATTAATGCCCTGACCCAATGGGGTTCAGAACAGGTTCAATCGGATTATCTCCCAACTTTCGCGAATGATGCTGATATTCGAGCCACATTTGCAACTCAGGAAAATACACCGGCTTTCAATCCATTCACCTTAAAAACCCAAGCAACACCGCATGCAGACCATTATCTGATTCAAGGGGAAAAAACATTGGTTTTACTCGCAGCGACCGCAGATCTCTATCTGGTCAGTGCGATGCTCAATGGTCAACCGGATATCTTTGTGGTGCAACGTGACTCAAGCATCAGCATTCAGAAGTCACCTGCGATGGGGCTTAAAGCGAATGAAACAGCCACACTGCATTTCGACAATACGCCAGCACAACGCCTCGGTGATGAAGACTTTGATTACAGCGCATTTATCGATTTGGGTAACCTGATGTGGTGTGCCATGGCGGTTGGTACCTGCGAGGCAGTTAAGAAATACTGTATTCAATATGCCAATGAACGTACCGCTTTTGGTGAACCGATTTCACACCGTCAAGGCGTGGCTTTCATGATTGCCGATATGGCGATTGAAACAGATGCTATGCGTATGCTGATACTCAATGCAGCCAGTCTTGCAGAAGCAGGCAAACCTTTCCATCGAGAGGCTTATTTAGCCCGTATTTTATGTGCAGAAAAGTCAATGAAGATTGGAACAGATGGCGTGCAAATCTTAGGTGGACATGGCTATACGCGTGAACATCCGGTAGAGCGCTGGTACCGCGACCTGCGTGCGACTGCTGTCCTTCAAAGTGGGCTACATGCCTGA
- a CDS encoding roadblock/LC7 domain-containing protein, which produces MSLNDLAKRTAPQELTEFAAKQIQELLLNVQGVELTMLCSSDGFELASFEKIKTNGKGKLAAVSSSIVAMVQAFMQELQLEGCQSITLDANNGKAILTAIPHQKYPMLILIMTSSDVLLGQLLYCTKKIAQDISGFQI; this is translated from the coding sequence ATGTCCTTAAATGATCTCGCAAAACGCACTGCTCCACAGGAATTAACAGAATTTGCAGCCAAGCAGATTCAAGAACTCTTACTGAATGTGCAAGGCGTAGAACTCACTATGCTCTGCTCTTCAGATGGATTTGAATTGGCTTCATTTGAGAAAATCAAAACCAATGGTAAAGGAAAACTTGCTGCAGTAAGTAGTTCCATTGTGGCTATGGTTCAAGCATTTATGCAGGAATTACAACTTGAAGGCTGCCAAAGCATTACACTAGATGCTAATAATGGTAAAGCAATCTTAACTGCTATTCCTCATCAAAAATACCCTATGCTAATATTAATAATGACATCCAGTGACGTACTTTTAGGACAGCTACTATACTGTACTAAAAAAATCGCTCAAGATATTTCTGGCTTTCAGATTTAA
- a CDS encoding GNAT family N-acetyltransferase, whose translation MYSIRLIQPQDNPQIAKIIREVSVEFGLAADSGFAVGDSILDTLYQVYQQPNAAYWVIVDEQDQVYGGGGIALLQGDDSILEIQKMYFLPAIRQHGFAKQILNLAFNFAQQQNFNKIYLETTKSLWQAVKLYEKLGFEHLAHPEGNTGHSEACEIWMLKTLV comes from the coding sequence ATGTATTCTATTCGCCTGATCCAGCCGCAAGATAATCCTCAAATTGCAAAAATTATTCGTGAAGTTTCTGTGGAGTTTGGTCTCGCTGCTGACTCTGGTTTTGCAGTTGGAGATTCTATTCTGGATACCCTGTATCAAGTCTATCAACAACCAAATGCTGCTTACTGGGTGATTGTTGATGAACAAGATCAAGTCTATGGTGGTGGTGGTATTGCGCTTCTACAAGGTGATGACAGCATTCTAGAAATCCAGAAGATGTATTTCCTGCCAGCAATTCGTCAACATGGTTTTGCCAAACAGATTTTAAATCTGGCTTTTAATTTCGCTCAACAGCAGAACTTTAATAAGATTTATTTGGAAACGACAAAATCACTTTGGCAAGCGGTCAAATTATATGAAAAACTAGGCTTTGAACATCTAGCTCATCCTGAAGGCAATACGGGTCATAGTGAAGCCTGTGAAATCTGGATGCTAAAAACTTTAGTTTGA
- a CDS encoding ABC1 kinase family protein, with protein MSDQNDKLKQLKTSSMDRRLSIAKASLLAGTRWAASNATSMFSSEEDKEKKRKKAMKEQADYLVAEIGKLKGSIVKIGQMMALYGEHFLPEEITQALNTLNNQTVALAWPAIKAQLQAQLGSKLDDLIIDHEPLGTASLAQVHRAKRKSDGLELVLKIQYPGVAEAIDSDMSLFKNMLKLTRMVPQTREFDQWFDEVREMMHREVDYKIEAATTRRFCQRLQNDPRYIVPTIIENYSTDRVLCMTYEHGVPINSPVMLSLPQERRNKLGEASLEIAVREIFEWGEMQTDPNFGNYLVRLGNGDDAQDKIVLLDFGAIRQFDQHLLSVARNLIEAGYHHDSDMMVKAMTGYEFFDSIPQSIKPDMAKVFLLATEAFSSPMNNKDLPAGVMDSQDRYDWKKSQLHSRVMQQASKSMASRYFSVPPKEFMFISRKFIGAYTFMTVIDAKTNVRAMIKKHL; from the coding sequence ATGTCAGATCAGAACGATAAGCTCAAACAACTGAAAACTTCATCCATGGATCGACGCTTATCGATCGCCAAGGCATCCCTACTTGCAGGCACCCGCTGGGCAGCATCGAATGCGACTTCGATGTTCTCAAGCGAAGAAGATAAAGAGAAAAAACGCAAAAAAGCCATGAAAGAACAGGCTGATTATCTGGTTGCTGAAATCGGCAAGCTGAAAGGTTCAATCGTTAAGATTGGCCAGATGATGGCGCTCTATGGCGAACACTTCCTGCCTGAAGAAATTACCCAGGCACTCAATACCCTAAACAACCAGACTGTAGCCCTTGCTTGGCCTGCAATTAAAGCTCAACTGCAAGCTCAGCTCGGTTCAAAGCTTGATGATCTGATTATTGATCATGAACCTTTAGGTACTGCTTCACTGGCTCAGGTACATCGTGCCAAACGCAAGTCTGATGGACTAGAACTGGTTCTGAAAATTCAGTATCCAGGTGTGGCAGAAGCCATTGATTCGGATATGAGCCTGTTTAAGAATATGCTCAAGCTGACCCGCATGGTTCCCCAAACTCGCGAGTTCGATCAGTGGTTTGATGAAGTCCGCGAAATGATGCATCGTGAAGTGGATTATAAGATTGAAGCGGCTACTACCCGCCGTTTCTGCCAACGTCTGCAGAATGATCCACGCTATATTGTACCGACCATTATCGAAAATTATTCGACCGATCGCGTGCTGTGCATGACTTACGAACATGGCGTACCCATCAATAGTCCGGTGATGCTATCGCTGCCGCAGGAACGTCGTAACAAACTTGGCGAAGCTTCTTTAGAAATCGCAGTACGCGAGATTTTTGAATGGGGCGAAATGCAAACCGACCCTAACTTCGGGAATTATCTGGTACGTCTAGGTAATGGTGATGATGCACAGGATAAAATTGTCCTGCTCGACTTCGGTGCGATTCGTCAGTTTGACCAGCATCTGCTCAGTGTGGCACGCAATCTGATTGAAGCAGGTTATCACCATGATTCAGACATGATGGTCAAAGCGATGACCGGCTATGAATTCTTTGACTCAATTCCGCAAAGCATCAAACCGGATATGGCCAAAGTTTTCTTATTAGCAACTGAAGCATTTAGCTCGCCAATGAACAATAAAGACTTACCTGCTGGCGTAATGGATTCACAAGATCGTTATGACTGGAAAAAGAGTCAGTTGCATAGCCGTGTCATGCAGCAAGCCTCTAAGTCGATGGCATCACGTTATTTCAGCGTACCACCGAAAGAGTTTATGTTTATCAGCCGTAAATTTATTGGTGCCTATACCTTTATGACCGTGATTGATGCCAAAACCAATGTCCGCGCCATGATCAAAAAACATCTATAA